The Zootoca vivipara chromosome 5, rZooViv1.1, whole genome shotgun sequence genome includes the window ATCTAGAGCAAaggttcccagctgaaaaaagccctgccaccATGCACCACCACCTCCTTCTGTTGCTTTACTACTTTCTACCTGCATGAAGCCCCTTGCTGTGGGGAAGGGCTGcaaccagcagcagcaggtgggagCCCCTCTCCCTTACTTGCCAGGCTCTGGGAAGTGGCTCTTAATATCTAGTAGCCAGTGACGAACTCTGCGGCTCACAGGATGAGAGCCACTGATCTAGAGGTTTGGAGTCTTAACCCTTGAAACAGAAAATCCAATTAAACAGTGGTGACCGGcatcctctccccaccaccaccaattttgAAGGAGATAAAGAGGTTGCTTGGGGAGACTGGTTCAGAGTAGCAAGGCCTAGTTTGCTAGGGACCAAACACTGCTCTCCAAGTAGCTGTTTGGTGCCCAGGGAAGTGGCCAAGAGGATACGTAAAGAAATTCTTCATTAGCTACCTTGTATGTAAGTTTCAGCACATTTCCCAAAACTGGTTAAATATACTGAACATTTAAGAAATTATCCTGATGGGGCAAATAGGTAATAGAATCATATGCCATCATATGcatatcctggggggggggggagagataggtcCTAAAAATGTCCAGAAATGCAAAAATTATAGCCAGGAGTCTGGTACTGGAAACTGATAAAAGTATTTTGTGAAACAGCATCTTCTTAGGTAATGTAAAAATCTAGCTATTTGTCATCATTTCTAATTTTTACTTCAAATTAGGGGACTACTTTTACATAACATTAAAATCTAACTGCAGTTCCACTAATGTCATTATTTTTGTTCTGGAAATGTACTATGCTATTCATTCTGATGGAACCACAGCACCCTCTTGTGTTTCTGCAAAGAACACATCCACTTAAGTTTTGTACACACTAACATACACACAACGACGTCTTATGAGGCTAAACCGAAAACATCAAAGGACTTTTCAAATGCCAGTAATTGCCTTTTATAATGCAACCAATTTTTACAATTAAAAGTAGAACATTTTTTCACATCTGACTTATCAATTACCTTCAACATAAGCAGCAGTACAAGAATGACATGATGGCTCTATGTATCACATGTCAATCAAAGTAAGTATCTCAGTACCTCTAACTGGTGCACAGGTTCAGTAGATAAGGAGGAAAAAATGAAGTCTTCAATTGTTTTGGGCTGATTGGTTTTAGCTTTCGAGCGCTGGCCAAGCAAAACCTGAGCCTCAGTTTGCAGTGAAGGATTTTGTGTCTGGTTCTGAAGGGTCTTCTGCAATTTATGTTCCTTCCTTAGTTCCTTTGCTTTACGGCAGGGTGGCTTACTCAAGTCAGCTCCTTTCCCTAGAAAGCCAATGCGTACATACTCAATGAGGAAAGAGTGTGTTGTAGAATAGCTACATTCATTCACCTGTACAGTATACTTTTATGATGACTGGAAGAAAGGCAATGAATACCGTAAGCAAAAATATAATCGTCTTCTGACATTCCAACTACATTTTATTATTGTGCTTGTATTGAGGAAAATACCAGGGTGATCCCCAGTATCTCTGTGGGTTTGCCTGGATGCTCCAATCAATACCAAACACCAGTCAGATCAATTCACAGGCATTTATTTAGCACCAGAATGTGATGCCACATGACACCCCCTTTGACAGAGAGGAAAGTGGCGAGCTGGGTAAAAGGCACAGCATTATTTACACTTTAAGCATTCCCAAACAACAGCTATTCTACCTAAGTAACTCATATGGCATAGCAATGGCCTTCTTCCTTGCGTATCTGTTCCAACTACTGTCTACTCaaaatgtatgtacagtggtacctcggtttgcgactgcaatccgttccgcggaggcagtcgctccccgaatcggtcgctcgctgaaggcacgcttctgtgcgtgcgtgaagtgccgatagagcgcttctgcgcacgctgcacagatcgcttctgcacatccgagcgccacggaacccggatgtaaacacttccgggtccatggtggtcggaaaccgaagcggtcgctccccgagacGGTCGCacaccgaggtttgactgtactgctTATTTTCGAGTACAGTGGTAGgcctaccttggttctcaaatgcattGGTACTCAAAAGACTTgattcccaaacgccgaaaacccgaaagtaagtgttccagttttcgaacatcttttggaagccgaatggccgatgcagctgttggctattgtttccaggatgtctgcaccaatcagaagctgtggcttggttttaaaacatttcagaagtcaaaaagACTTCCAAAACGGATTAACTTTGGcgattttgttttttgctttttcggttaatttgttattgtgactgtgtggaacccagttcagctactgattgattgactgattgtgtgactgcggaaatggataaaagcgccccatccaaacaatgactatcatcagtgcaggaaagaaaataataataaatttaatttttatcacctacaatagtgtcttatttattttatagtacagtacattgattattgctttcattttattgatcaatggtctcgttagatagtaaaattcatgttaaatggctgttttaggggttgtttttaaatgtatggaaCAGATTACtcagttttgcattactttctatgggaaagcatgccttggttttggaacactttggttttggaacggacttccggaacagattaagtctgagaaccaaggtaccactgtatatgtctgCCTTGCCCATAAGACTTGTACTTATCACTTGTACGGTTAAGCAGCACAAATAATTTCCTATTTGTGTATAAAGTTATGATACTGTATTTGTAagccactcccccccttttttgcaaaagTAACTCAAAAGTGGggccaacagtcaagaaggtggtttctgcacgtgcaTTAGAACCAGCATGAAACAAAACTGAAAAATCTAGAacacattcatatttttaaacGCAGGATTAAAACACCCCACCCACTAAAAGAGGCTACTGATAATTAACTAATTCCtggttgaggggggaaatgattttGACAGGCACCTGAAGACAGGTAATAATGGTGCCAAGAGAGCCACCCTAGAGAGAGCCTTCCACAAGCAGGAGCCACGACAGAAAAGTCCTGTTCTCATGTTACCAGCCCCTCCAGACTTCCTATGggaacatgaagaagggcctcagatgacgatTGCAGTGTCCTGGTCagctcatatggggagaggcagcccttgaAGTACTGGGGTTCTGAGCCacataaagctttataggtcaaaagtaggactttgaattgggcccagaaactaactgtTAAGCCAGTGCAGTCAGCACAGGATTGGCGTTATgtactcaggtggcgctgtggttaaaccactgagcctagggcttgctgaccacaaggtcggcggttcgaatccctgtgacggggtgagctcccgttgcttggtcccagctcctgccaacctagcagttcgaaagtacgtcaagtgcaagtagataaataggaaccgctacagcgggaaggtaaacggcgtttccatgtgctgctctggtttgccagaagcggctttgtcatgctggccacatgacctggaagctatacgccggctccctcggccaataatgcgagatgagcgcgcaaccccagagtcggtcacgactggacctaatggtcaggggtccctttaccttttactcaggCTGTCTTgatccagtgagcaacctggccgctgaattctgaaCCATCTGCAATTTCTGGAAATCACACAAGACAAACAGGGAAGAAAAGAAGGTGCATAGCTGTCTTGCCATCTTCTTATATTAAAGATTAGTTACCTGGTTTGGGAACTGATGGACTAACTTTAGCTGACTCCAACGGCTCCCCAGAATTGGCATTAACTTTCTCATGAGACAATTCAATATGCTCTGTTTCCGCTTTCTTCACAGTTATTTCTCCTTCCCCACTCTCCGCCTTCTCCAAATGATCAGGATTGAGGGGTTTTAGTTCAGCCTGGCAGCTGCCTGGTTCGTCTTTTAAGAAAAAACTGCAGCCATCAGTATCTTTGGTGTGAGAATCCATAGGCTCCACTGTAAATAGGGGAAAAAATTAGGACAAACCATCAGCAAATGAGAAAGGACAGCTAATAAAAAAAACTATAAAACACtaataattaaaatttaaaagataGCTACAGCTCTATATAATTTACATGCCACTGACCTATTGATCTAAgtaaaaaagaaatttaattgtACAACAATTTCAACTGTACAAAACCACAACAGTAAGTAATGTTTAAAAGATCGCTTATTACCTTCACTGTCTACTACAGGAATTTCCCCCTTCATTAAGAATTTCAACATCTTCTTTAGAACTTTCTTATGTGATTTGGAAGGCTGGAAAAGTAAGGCCCGgcatctaaaaaaagaaaaagggaatacAGTCAAGGTATCCGCCAAATGGTATGTATGTTATCAATTAGTCATGTAGTCTAGGTTGCATTGAACAGTTTAGGCTTTGTTAACAATACCACATTAATTAGTGGCTAGTGCTGCTCTTTTGATATTTCTGTGGAATGTTTGGGATTATGACAACATTAACATTTAATCACCCACATTCACTAAAATGGGCTGAGAAATTACTTGGAATTAAAACCCGGCAGAACACACAGTTTCAAAGTCTTGCAATGTACAAATTACTCTGATATTTTTACATCTCTTTTCAGCAAGGTTCTTTACAACACTACAAGTACAACTAAAAGCATTTTATGCAGAGGGTTCCAACCTGCTTGCTCATAATAAACTATTTACCCTCATGGCAACCTGCTTCATAGCTTAATGACATCACCAGTCACCATTTCCCATTAATATCCACATTAAGCAGATATCTGAATCTGTCTATATGTAGACATTCAAGAAAAGATACAGAAGTATTGCCTTACCTTATTGTATATTGAGGACAACATGTACGATTCATAATAGGCTTGTAAATGTATTTCCCACTCctataggttaaaaaaaaactatttaaaatgtatgtttaGTTCTTAGAATAGCCATGAATTGCTAAGGTTTAAATAACTTATTTGTTTAAACTATGATTCCCggctcacacataatgctaatctATGCTCATGAGTCccacccagcatggtcaatggtcagggattatgggaattgcagtcttcTTAAAGAACAATGCACTCAACCAGGGTTTGGCATTATGCGCAAAGCAGTCTAAGACCACTGTATTTAAACTGTCGCTACACATTTAAGAAATGTATACCCCACTTTCCAAATGCTCTCCGAGGCACATGATCATAACCATCCAAAGCAATTAGCTCATCTCTTGGCGATGTGCAATGCAGCGGCATTCTGGAGTTATTACGCTATGACTGCTGGCCTTATGGGACCTGCATTAGACTCAGAAGAAATAGGCTGCCCATGCCTAGAAGTCTTCTGCTGAGAAGTACTGGACATATATCTACTAAAAGTGGGAGTCTCCACATAGCCCAGATGGAACATGGGCCCCAGCTCTTCTGAAAAGGTCTAGAGCCCCTCTTTTTAAGAAGGTGTTGCTAGTCAATTTCTTGCACCAAGATCTACCAGAATAATGATCACTTTAGGTGACGCTTAGTTTTAAATGGAGCACTTCAAATGGGCTACTGGTCCTAATAAAAGACTTCTCTTAGAAGGAAGTCAAGTTGTCCCCTATTCACAAATGGAGAACTTTTCTGATAGTACACAAGGTATAGttggtttagatcaggggtccccaaactacggcccccgggccggatgcggcccaatcggccttccaatccggcccgcgacgacccccgacgcccgctgccgccgcccgctcttacggcgcacggcgcggcgacgatcttaaaaatcggcaaaaaatcgccgaaaatcctttgtgcgcatgcgtatgggcctctcccgacccagaagaggtcatttccgatgcacttccgggtcgggggaggcccatacgcatgcgcacaagcgattttcggcgatttttcccccgcccgtgtgcgtgtgcgcacgggcgcgcactcccctgccctccggcccaccgcgcgatcggcgcggcgggcaccggcccactgcgcggtaagtctggggacccctggtttagatgttgcaacaaaacagaaaaaagcaggAAATGAAATGAACTCACTCATGTCACAGGAGCTCTCGAAGGGCCAAACTGAAGTTTATGCTTCTGATGAAAGAGACCGTAAGGGGTCCGCAGAATTATGCACTGTCTACTTGCCTTCTCAAGTCTCTCTCCATAGCAAATGCCCCACTTCTTAATTACCACTAAAACCTGCTGCCCTCTAGATGCTTGAGGGTGTAGGCTTAACTCCCATCTgcaccagccaacatggccaatgaccaaGGATGGTGGGGGGTTTGAGTGTAccgtagcaacatctggaggaacataACCTTACTATGC containing:
- the ATE1 gene encoding arginyl-tRNA--protein transferase 1 isoform X4 translates to MAAAGGGSSPSIVEYLGGDDGYRCGYCKSDTGNLSHGMWAHSLTVQDYQDLIDRGWRRSGKYIYKPIMNRTCCPQYTIRCRALLFQPSKSHKKVLKKMLKFLMKGEIPVVDSEVEPMDSHTKDTDGCSFFLKDEPGSCQAELKPLNPDHLEKAESGEGEITVKKAETEHIELSHEKVNANSGEPLESAKVSPSVPKPGKGADLSKPPCRKAKELRKEHKLQKTLQNQTQNPSLQTEAQVLLGQRSKAKTNQPKTIEDFIFSSLSTEPVHQLEVRLVPASLEDPQFKSSFTQSAALFAKYQMAIHKDSPFECNEYQFTRFLCESPLEGQYRPSDLLCPETYIWVPTEQCLPSLEHSKYCRFNQDLKAVDEGNVKELGQVRILHKRTAMRYSVYKRRRKGPSDEESVQQYATLVGQTCAERMLLFRS
- the ATE1 gene encoding arginyl-tRNA--protein transferase 1 isoform X5 — its product is MAAAGGGSSPSIVEYLGGDDGYRCGYCKSDTGNLSHGMWAHSLTVQDYQDLIDRGWRRSGKYIYKPIMNRTCCPQYTIRCRALLFQPSKSHKKVLKKMLKFLMKGEIPVVDSEVEPMDSHTKDTDGCSFFLKDEPGSCQAELKPLNPDHLEKAESGEGEITVKKAETEHIELSHEKVNANSGEPLESAKVSPSVPKPGKGADLSKPPCRKAKELRKEHKLQKTLQNQTQNPSLQTEAQVLLGQRSKAKTNQPKTIEDFIFSSLSTEPVHQLEVRLVQSSPPSSLFKATFQESYQVYKRYQMVIHKDPPDKPTASQFTRFLCESPLEGQYRPSDLLCPETYIWVPTEQCLPSLEHSKYCRFNQDLKAVDEGNVKELGQVRILHKRTAMRYSVYKRRRKGPSDEESVQQYATLVGQTCAERMLLFRS